The Trinickia acidisoli genome includes a window with the following:
- the rplR gene encoding 50S ribosomal protein L18 gives MDKAQSRLRRARQTRIKIAELQVARLAVHRTNTHIYAQVFSPCGTKVLASASTLEAEVRAQLADQSGKGGNIAAATLIGKRIAEKAKAAGVESVAFDRSGFRYHGRVKALADAAREAGLKF, from the coding sequence ATGGATAAAGCTCAATCTCGCCTGCGCCGCGCTCGTCAGACGCGTATCAAGATCGCCGAACTGCAGGTCGCGCGCCTTGCCGTGCATCGCACGAACACGCACATCTACGCGCAAGTGTTCTCGCCTTGCGGTACCAAGGTGCTCGCCAGTGCATCGACGCTCGAAGCTGAAGTGCGCGCGCAATTGGCCGACCAGTCGGGCAAGGGCGGCAACATCGCCGCCGCCACGCTGATCGGCAAACGTATCGCTGAAAAAGCCAAGGCTGCCGGCGTCGAATCCGTCGCCTTCGATCGCTCGGGCTTTCGCTACCACGGCCGCGTGAAAGCGCTGGCCGATGCGGCGCGCGAAGCCGGGCTCAAGTTCTAA
- the rpsE gene encoding 30S ribosomal protein S5, translating to MAKMQAKVQADERDDGLREKMISVNRVTKVVKGGRILGFAALTVVGDGDGRVGMGKGKAKEVPVAVQKAMEQARRNMFKVPLKNGTLQHEVHGKHGASVVLLAPAKDGTGVIAGGPMRAVFDVMGVQNVVAKSHGSTNPYNLVRATLDGLRKQSTPADIAAKRGKSVEDILG from the coding sequence ATGGCAAAGATGCAAGCGAAAGTTCAGGCTGACGAACGCGACGACGGCCTTCGCGAAAAAATGATCTCGGTCAACCGCGTGACCAAGGTGGTGAAGGGCGGCCGGATTCTCGGCTTCGCCGCACTGACCGTGGTTGGCGACGGTGATGGCCGCGTCGGTATGGGCAAGGGCAAGGCGAAGGAAGTGCCCGTGGCCGTGCAAAAGGCAATGGAACAGGCTCGTCGCAACATGTTCAAGGTGCCGCTGAAGAACGGCACGCTGCAGCATGAAGTGCACGGCAAGCATGGCGCGTCGGTGGTTCTGCTCGCTCCGGCGAAAGACGGTACCGGTGTGATCGCCGGTGGCCCGATGCGCGCAGTGTTCGACGTGATGGGCGTGCAAAACGTCGTCGCGAAGAGCCACGGTTCGACGAACCCGTACAACCTCGTGCGTGCCACGCTCGACGGGCTGCGCAAGCAGTCGACGCCGGCGGACATCGCTGCGAAGCGCGGCAAGTCGGTCGAAGATATTTTGGGCTAA
- the rpmD gene encoding 50S ribosomal protein L30 — protein MSEKTVKVQLVKSLIGTRESHRATVRGLGLRRLNSVSELQDTPAVRGMINKVSYLVKVVS, from the coding sequence ATGTCTGAAAAAACTGTCAAGGTTCAGCTCGTCAAGAGCCTGATTGGGACCCGCGAATCGCACCGTGCCACGGTGCGTGGCCTGGGCCTGCGCCGACTCAACTCGGTCAGCGAGCTGCAAGATACGCCCGCTGTGCGCGGCATGATCAACAAGGTTTCGTACCTTGTTAAGGTCGTGAGCTGA
- the rplO gene encoding 50S ribosomal protein L15, translated as MELNNLKPAAGAKHAKRRVGRGIGSGLGKTAGRGHKGQKSRSGGFHKVGFEGGQMPLQRRLPKRGFTSLTKEFVGEVRLSDLQALPVDEIDLLALKQAGLVGELTKSAKIIATGEISRKVVVKGLGATKGARAAIEAAGGSFAE; from the coding sequence ATGGAATTGAATAACCTGAAGCCGGCTGCGGGCGCCAAGCACGCGAAGCGTCGTGTCGGCCGCGGTATCGGCTCCGGCCTCGGCAAGACGGCCGGCCGTGGTCACAAAGGCCAGAAATCGCGTTCGGGCGGCTTTCACAAGGTCGGCTTCGAAGGCGGTCAAATGCCGCTGCAACGTCGTCTGCCCAAGCGCGGGTTCACGTCGCTGACGAAGGAATTCGTCGGTGAAGTGCGCCTCTCCGATCTGCAAGCGCTGCCTGTCGACGAAATCGATCTGCTCGCGCTGAAGCAAGCGGGTCTCGTCGGTGAACTGACGAAGAGCGCCAAGATTATCGCCACGGGCGAGATCTCGCGTAAAGTCGTCGTGAAGGGCCTCGGTGCGACGAAGGGCGCACGCGCTGCGATCGAAGCGGCCGGCGGCTCGTTCGCCGAGTAA
- the secY gene encoding preprotein translocase subunit SecY, with protein sequence MANSPSLAKTGRSTAKFGDLRRRAVFLLLALVVYRIGAHIPVPGIDPDQLAKLFQSQSGGILGMFNMFSGGALSRFTIFALGIMPYISSSIIMQLLAIVSPQLEALKKEGQAGQRKITQYTRIFTVVLATFQAFGIAVALENQPGLVIDPGMVFRLTTVVTLVTGTMFLMWLGEQITERGLGNGISIIIFGGIAAGFPNAVGGLVSLVQSGSMNPFTAIIVVALIGAVTYVVVFIERGQRKILVNYAKRQVGNKIYGGQSSHLPLKLNMSGVIPPIFASSIILFPATILGWFSSGARGSWLTDTLHNVADAIKPGQPVYVLLYALAIIFFCFFYTALVFNSRETADNLKKSGAFVPGIRPGDQTARYIDRILTRLTLAGAIYIVFVCLLPEFLVLRWNVPFYFGGTSLLIIVVVTMDFMAQVQSYVMSQQYESLLKKANFKGGGNIPMR encoded by the coding sequence TTGGCTAACAGCCCGAGTCTCGCAAAAACCGGTCGAAGCACGGCGAAGTTCGGCGATCTGCGTCGGCGGGCAGTATTCCTGCTGCTGGCGCTGGTCGTCTACCGTATCGGCGCGCATATTCCGGTGCCGGGGATCGACCCGGATCAGTTGGCGAAGCTGTTCCAGAGCCAATCGGGCGGCATCCTGGGCATGTTCAACATGTTCTCGGGTGGCGCGCTGTCGCGGTTCACGATTTTCGCGTTGGGGATCATGCCGTACATCTCCTCGTCGATCATCATGCAGTTGCTTGCGATCGTGTCGCCACAGCTCGAAGCGCTGAAGAAGGAAGGCCAGGCAGGGCAGCGCAAGATCACGCAGTACACGCGGATCTTCACGGTCGTGCTGGCGACATTCCAGGCGTTCGGCATTGCCGTCGCGCTCGAGAATCAGCCGGGGCTCGTGATCGATCCAGGCATGGTGTTTCGCCTGACGACGGTCGTGACGCTCGTGACGGGCACGATGTTCCTGATGTGGCTTGGCGAGCAGATCACGGAACGCGGTCTCGGCAACGGGATCTCGATCATCATCTTCGGCGGGATTGCAGCAGGATTCCCGAACGCGGTGGGCGGGCTCGTTTCGCTCGTACAGTCCGGTTCGATGAATCCGTTCACGGCGATCATCGTGGTGGCGCTGATTGGGGCGGTGACGTACGTCGTCGTGTTCATCGAGCGCGGTCAACGCAAGATTCTCGTGAATTACGCGAAGCGCCAGGTCGGTAACAAGATTTACGGCGGACAGTCATCGCACTTGCCGCTCAAGCTGAACATGTCGGGCGTGATTCCGCCGATCTTCGCATCGTCGATCATCCTGTTCCCGGCAACCATTCTTGGTTGGTTCAGCTCGGGCGCGCGCGGTAGCTGGCTCACCGACACGCTGCACAACGTGGCCGATGCGATCAAGCCCGGCCAGCCCGTGTACGTGTTGCTGTACGCGTTGGCGATCATCTTCTTCTGCTTCTTCTACACCGCGCTGGTGTTCAACAGCAGAGAGACGGCCGACAACCTGAAGAAGAGCGGTGCGTTCGTTCCGGGTATTCGTCCGGGCGACCAGACCGCGCGGTATATCGACCGCATCCTCACGCGTCTGACGCTGGCCGGTGCGATCTACATCGTGTTCGTCTGCCTGCTGCCCGAGTTTTTGGTGCTGCGCTGGAACGTGCCGTTTTATTTTGGCGGAACGTCGCTGCTGATCATCGTTGTCGTCACGATGGACTTCATGGCGCAAGTGCAGTCGTACGTTATGTCGCAACAGTATGAGTCGTTGCTCAAGAAGGCGAACTTCAAGGGCGGCGGCAACATTCCGATGCGTTGA
- the infA gene encoding translation initiation factor IF-1: protein MAKDDVIQMQGEVIENLPNATFRVKLENGHVVLGHISGKMRMHYIRILPGDKVTVELTPYDLSRARIVFRAK from the coding sequence ATGGCCAAAGACGATGTAATCCAGATGCAGGGTGAGGTCATCGAAAACCTGCCCAATGCTACCTTCCGCGTGAAGCTGGAAAACGGTCATGTCGTGTTGGGGCATATCTCCGGCAAGATGCGCATGCATTACATCCGCATCTTGCCCGGCGACAAGGTGACAGTTGAGTTGACGCCCTACGATCTGTCGCGTGCGCGGATCGTGTTCCGGGCGAAGTGA
- the rpmJ gene encoding 50S ribosomal protein L36 — translation MKVMASVKRICRNCKIIKRKGVVRVICSSDPRHKQRQG, via the coding sequence ATGAAAGTGATGGCATCGGTTAAGCGCATTTGCCGCAATTGCAAGATCATCAAGCGCAAAGGTGTCGTGCGCGTGATTTGCAGCTCTGATCCGCGCCACAAACAGCGCCAAGGCTGA
- the rpsM gene encoding 30S ribosomal protein S13, giving the protein MARIAGVNIPNHQHAVIGLTAIFGIGRTRSQQICETAGVAVNKKVKDLTDADLEKLREEVGKFVVEGDLRREVTMNIKRLMDLGCYRGVRHRKGLPLRGQRTRTNARTRKGPRRAAQSLKK; this is encoded by the coding sequence ATGGCTCGTATTGCAGGGGTGAACATCCCGAACCACCAGCACGCCGTGATCGGTCTGACGGCGATCTTCGGGATTGGCCGCACGCGTTCGCAACAAATTTGCGAAACGGCTGGCGTCGCAGTGAACAAGAAGGTCAAAGACCTGACGGACGCTGATCTCGAAAAGCTGCGTGAAGAAGTCGGCAAGTTTGTCGTCGAAGGCGATCTGCGCCGCGAAGTGACGATGAACATCAAGCGTCTGATGGACCTCGGCTGCTATCGCGGCGTCCGTCATCGCAAGGGTCTGCCCCTGCGTGGCCAACGTACGCGCACGAATGCTCGTACGCGCAAGGGTCCGCGCCGCGCTGCCCAATCGCTGAAGAAATAA
- the rpsK gene encoding 30S ribosomal protein S11, protein MAKAQNNSAAQRVRKKVKKNVAEGVVHVHASFNNTIITITDRQGNALAWATSGGQGFKGSRKSTPFAAQVAAESAGRVAMEYGVKNLEVRIKGPGPGRESAVRALHGLGIKITAISDVTPVPHNGCRPPKRRRI, encoded by the coding sequence ATGGCTAAGGCTCAGAACAACTCCGCGGCGCAACGCGTTCGCAAGAAGGTCAAGAAGAACGTCGCCGAGGGCGTGGTTCACGTTCACGCGTCGTTCAACAACACCATCATCACGATCACCGACCGTCAAGGCAACGCGCTTGCTTGGGCAACGTCAGGTGGCCAGGGCTTCAAGGGCTCGCGCAAGTCGACGCCGTTTGCGGCGCAGGTTGCAGCTGAGTCGGCCGGTCGCGTGGCGATGGAATACGGCGTGAAGAACCTCGAAGTGCGGATCAAAGGTCCTGGCCCCGGTCGCGAATCGGCGGTGCGCGCGTTGCATGGTCTTGGCATCAAGATCACGGCGATCTCCGACGTTACGCCCGTTCCGCACAACGGTTGCCGTCCGCCGAAGCGCCGTCGCATCTAA
- the rpsD gene encoding 30S ribosomal protein S4, whose protein sequence is MARYTGPKAKLSRREGTDLFLKSARRSLADKCKLDSKPGQHGRTSGARTSDYGTQLREKQKVKRIYGVLERQFRRYFAEADRRKGNTGENLLQLLESRLDNVVYRMGFGSTRAEARQLVGHKAITVNGQVANVPSLQVKAGDVVAVREQAKKQARILEALSLAEQGGMASWVAVDAKKFEGTFKQMPERSDIAGDINESLIVELYSR, encoded by the coding sequence GTGGCACGCTATACCGGCCCTAAGGCCAAGTTGTCCCGCCGTGAAGGCACCGATCTGTTCCTGAAGAGCGCACGTCGCTCGCTCGCCGACAAGTGCAAGCTCGACAGCAAGCCGGGCCAGCACGGCCGCACCTCGGGCGCTCGTACGTCCGACTACGGCACGCAGCTTCGCGAAAAGCAAAAAGTGAAGCGCATCTACGGCGTGCTCGAGCGTCAGTTCCGCCGCTACTTCGCCGAAGCCGACCGCCGCAAGGGCAACACGGGTGAAAACCTGCTGCAATTGCTCGAATCGCGCCTCGACAACGTCGTCTATCGCATGGGCTTCGGCTCGACGCGCGCTGAAGCGCGCCAGCTCGTCGGTCACAAGGCGATCACCGTGAACGGCCAGGTCGCCAACGTCCCGTCGCTGCAAGTGAAGGCCGGCGACGTCGTGGCCGTGCGCGAGCAAGCCAAGAAGCAAGCGCGGATTCTCGAGGCGCTTTCGCTTGCCGAGCAAGGCGGTATGGCGAGCTGGGTTGCGGTCGATGCGAAGAAGTTCGAAGGCACGTTCAAGCAAATGCCGGAACGTAGTGATATCGCCGGCGACATCAACGAAAGCCTGATCGTCGAATTGTATTCGCGCTAA
- a CDS encoding DNA-directed RNA polymerase subunit alpha: protein MQTSLLKPKIIAVESLGESHAKVVMEPFERGYGHTLGNALRRVLLSSMVGYAPTEVTIAGVVHEYSTIDGVQEDVVNLLLNLKGVVFKLHNRDEVTVTLRKEGEGLVTARDIELPHDCEVINPDHVVAHLSKGGKLDVQIKVEKGRGYVPGNVRRYGEETAKIIGRIVLDASFSPVRRVSYAVESARVEQRTDLDKLVMNIETNGVISPEEAIRQSARILVDQLAVFAALEGTEAAAEAPSRAPQIDPILLRPVDDLELTVRSANCLKAENIYYIGDLIQRTENELLKTPNLGRKSLNEIKEVLASRGLTLGMKLENWPPAGLDK, encoded by the coding sequence ATGCAAACCAGTTTGTTGAAGCCCAAGATCATCGCCGTGGAATCGCTGGGCGAGAGCCACGCGAAAGTGGTCATGGAACCGTTCGAACGCGGTTACGGCCACACGTTGGGCAACGCGCTTCGGCGCGTGCTGTTGTCGTCGATGGTCGGCTATGCACCGACCGAAGTGACGATCGCAGGTGTCGTGCACGAGTACTCGACGATCGACGGCGTGCAGGAAGACGTCGTCAATCTGCTGCTGAACTTGAAGGGCGTAGTCTTCAAGCTGCATAACCGTGACGAAGTAACGGTCACGCTGCGCAAGGAAGGCGAAGGCCTCGTGACGGCGCGCGACATCGAGTTGCCGCATGATTGCGAGGTGATCAACCCCGATCACGTGGTGGCGCATCTGTCGAAGGGCGGCAAGCTCGACGTGCAGATCAAGGTCGAAAAGGGCCGCGGCTACGTGCCCGGCAACGTGCGTCGCTACGGTGAGGAAACGGCCAAGATCATCGGCCGCATCGTCCTCGACGCGTCGTTCTCGCCGGTTCGCCGCGTGAGCTACGCTGTGGAAAGCGCGCGTGTCGAGCAGCGTACCGATCTCGATAAGCTCGTGATGAACATCGAAACCAACGGCGTGATTTCGCCCGAGGAAGCGATTCGTCAATCGGCACGTATCCTCGTTGACCAGCTCGCCGTGTTCGCGGCGCTGGAAGGCACGGAAGCGGCCGCCGAAGCGCCGTCGCGTGCGCCGCAGATCGATCCGATCCTGCTGCGCCCGGTCGACGACCTCGAGTTGACGGTGCGTTCGGCCAACTGCTTGAAGGCCGAGAACATCTACTACATCGGCGACCTGATCCAGCGCACGGAAAACGAGCTGCTCAAGACCCCGAACCTCGGTCGCAAGTCGCTCAACGAAATCAAGGAAGTGCTTGCTTCGCGCGGCTTGACGCTGGGCATGAAGCTCGAGAACTGGCCGCCGGCTGGTCTCGACAAGTAA
- the rplQ gene encoding 50S ribosomal protein L17: MRHRHGLRKLNRTSSHRLAMLRNMSNSLIEHEVIKTTLPKAKELRKVVEPLITLGKKPSLANRRLAFNRLRDRDSVAKLFDVLGPRFEKRPGGYLRILKFGFRVGDNAPMALVELLDRPEQVEADDVQEAE, translated from the coding sequence ATGCGTCACCGTCATGGTCTGCGGAAACTGAACCGCACGAGCAGCCATCGTCTGGCTATGCTCCGTAACATGTCCAACTCGCTGATCGAGCACGAAGTCATCAAGACGACGCTGCCGAAGGCGAAGGAACTCCGTAAAGTTGTCGAGCCGCTGATCACGCTCGGCAAGAAGCCGTCGCTCGCGAACCGCCGCTTGGCGTTCAACCGTCTGCGTGATCGCGATTCCGTCGCGAAGCTGTTCGACGTCCTCGGTCCGCGCTTCGAGAAGCGTCCCGGTGGCTATCTGCGCATCCTGAAGTTCGGTTTCCGCGTTGGCGATAATGCGCCGATGGCGCTCGTCGAACTTCTCGACCGCCCGGAACAGGTGGAAGCGGACGACGTGCAAGAGGCTGAATAA
- the cutA gene encoding divalent-cation tolerance protein CutA, protein MPVVLILTTLPDTESAQKLAQGALDERLAACVTELGAVRSRYRWQGAVETADEIQLLFKTSAARVLELERFILANHPYETPELLSWQATASNAYGQWVETETHRPTHV, encoded by the coding sequence ATGCCTGTCGTGCTCATATTGACGACGCTGCCCGACACCGAATCGGCGCAAAAGCTCGCGCAAGGCGCGCTCGACGAGCGTCTTGCCGCTTGCGTCACGGAGCTTGGCGCCGTGCGCTCGCGCTATCGCTGGCAGGGCGCGGTGGAAACAGCCGACGAGATTCAGTTGTTGTTCAAGACGAGTGCCGCTCGCGTGCTCGAACTCGAACGATTCATTCTTGCGAACCACCCTTACGAGACGCCCGAGTTGCTTTCGTGGCAAGCCACCGCGTCGAATGCCTACGGGCAATGGGTGGAGACCGAAACGCATCGACCAACGCATGTTTAA
- the dsbD gene encoding protein-disulfide reductase DsbD has protein sequence MFKPLSDLPRMLARVMLLVIACAVLGAGGTRVAHADDFLDPSVAFRFSADEAPHEVDVHFKIADGYYLYRERFQFAVKSGTATLGAAQLPAGHVKFDPTFQKNVETYRGDLTIRVPVQSTSGPFDLAVTSQGCADAGICYPPAQHVYHVGGAALIAGNGPGIGGTAETAATNGQRASWYERATSADYAQSLLQGGSFAATVGLYFLAGLVLSLLPCSYPMIPIVSAIIIGQGAKVTRARGFALSLAYVVGMSLVYTALGIAAALVGQSLGAWLQNPWILGAFAVLLTAFALTLIAGVDLVLPQQWQDSASQASSRRSGGTFAAVAVMGALSALVVGACMTAPLFAVLAFIAHTGSAVLGGAALFSMGLGLGVPLLVIGLGAGTLLPRAGAWMDDVKVFFGIVLLAAALWIVWPVLPSTAQMLLAALWLLIAAAALGLFTPNVGGPSIWRRLGRGVGAALAIWAATLLVGLAAGSGDPVRPLAVLAARVTGESAAPSGATPTDAAFAPIQSSANLDAQLKADSRPAMLDFYADWCVSCKEMERFTFSDKRVQARLAQLHLLRADVTANNTDDQALLKRFDLFGPPGIIFFDRSGKEVLRVVGYESADTFLRSLDRVAPALQS, from the coding sequence ATGTTTAAGCCGCTTTCCGATCTTCCGCGCATGCTTGCGCGTGTCATGTTGCTCGTCATCGCGTGTGCGGTGCTTGGGGCAGGGGGCACGCGTGTCGCGCATGCCGACGACTTTCTCGATCCATCGGTCGCCTTCCGCTTCAGCGCCGATGAAGCGCCCCATGAAGTCGACGTTCACTTCAAGATCGCGGACGGGTACTACCTCTATCGCGAGCGCTTCCAGTTCGCCGTCAAAAGCGGCACCGCCACGCTCGGCGCCGCGCAACTGCCGGCAGGTCACGTCAAGTTCGATCCGACGTTCCAGAAGAACGTCGAGACCTACCGCGGCGATCTGACCATTCGCGTGCCCGTGCAGTCCACGTCAGGCCCGTTCGACCTCGCCGTCACTTCGCAGGGCTGTGCCGATGCCGGCATCTGCTATCCGCCTGCGCAGCACGTCTATCACGTCGGCGGCGCGGCGCTGATCGCCGGCAACGGCCCAGGCATCGGCGGCACTGCCGAAACGGCCGCAACCAATGGGCAGCGCGCCTCGTGGTACGAGCGCGCGACGAGTGCCGATTATGCGCAATCGCTGTTGCAAGGCGGCAGTTTCGCGGCCACGGTCGGCCTCTATTTTCTGGCAGGCCTCGTCCTCAGCTTGCTGCCGTGCTCGTATCCGATGATTCCAATCGTCTCGGCGATCATCATCGGCCAGGGCGCGAAGGTGACACGAGCGCGTGGCTTCGCGCTGTCGCTCGCGTACGTCGTCGGCATGTCGCTCGTCTATACCGCGCTAGGCATCGCCGCCGCGCTCGTTGGCCAATCGCTCGGCGCGTGGCTGCAAAATCCGTGGATACTCGGTGCGTTCGCCGTGCTGCTGACGGCATTCGCGCTGACGTTGATCGCAGGCGTCGACCTCGTGCTGCCGCAGCAGTGGCAAGACAGCGCGTCGCAGGCCTCGAGCCGCCGCTCCGGGGGCACGTTCGCGGCCGTTGCCGTGATGGGCGCGCTCTCGGCGCTCGTCGTCGGGGCGTGCATGACCGCGCCGCTGTTCGCCGTTCTCGCGTTCATTGCACATACGGGCAGCGCCGTGCTTGGCGGCGCGGCGCTGTTTTCGATGGGGCTCGGCCTTGGCGTGCCGCTGCTCGTCATTGGCCTCGGCGCCGGGACGCTGTTGCCGCGTGCCGGCGCTTGGATGGACGACGTGAAGGTGTTCTTCGGCATCGTGCTGCTCGCTGCGGCGCTTTGGATCGTCTGGCCCGTCCTGCCGTCTACCGCGCAAATGCTGCTTGCAGCGCTCTGGTTGTTGATTGCCGCCGCCGCGCTGGGGCTGTTCACGCCAAACGTAGGCGGACCGTCCATTTGGCGCCGGCTGGGTCGCGGTGTCGGCGCCGCGCTCGCGATTTGGGCGGCGACGCTGCTGGTCGGGCTCGCCGCGGGTTCGGGCGATCCGGTGCGTCCGCTTGCTGTGCTGGCCGCGCGCGTGACGGGCGAGTCGGCCGCGCCGAGCGGCGCTACCCCGACGGACGCGGCCTTCGCGCCGATTCAGTCCTCGGCGAATCTCGATGCGCAGCTCAAGGCCGACAGCCGCCCCGCCATGCTCGATTTCTATGCCGACTGGTGCGTGAGCTGCAAGGAAATGGAGCGCTTCACGTTCTCGGACAAGCGCGTGCAAGCGCGTCTCGCGCAACTGCACCTACTGCGCGCCGACGTTACCGCAAACAATACGGATGATCAGGCGCTCTTGAAACGTTTCGATCTATTCGGGCCGCCGGGCATCATCTTCTTCGACCGGTCGGGTAAGGAAGTGCTGCGCGTGGTTGGCTATGAGTCGGCCGATACGTTCCTGCGCAGTCTCGATCGCGTCGCGCCCGCGCTGCAATCGTGA
- the hemB gene encoding porphobilinogen synthase, translating into MSFYPHHRPRRMRRDDFSRRLMRENTLTTNDFIYPVFIVDGNNVRQPIASMPGVERVSVDLLMGVAEQCVALGVPVLSLFPAIEPSLKTPDGREAANPEGLIPRAVRELKKRFPELGVLTDVALDPYTSHGQDGLLDEAGYVLNDETVEILVEQARAQVEAGVDIVAPSDMMDGRIGALREMLESEGHIYTRIMAYAAKYASAFYGPFRDAVGSATNLGKSNKMTYQMDPANSDEALREVRLDIDEGADMVMVKPGMPYLDIVRRVKDEFRFPTYVYQVSGEYAMLKAAAQNGWLDHDKVMMESLLAFKRAGADGVLTYFALDAARLLRAQK; encoded by the coding sequence ATGAGCTTCTATCCGCACCACCGCCCGCGCCGCATGCGACGCGACGATTTCTCTCGCCGCCTCATGCGCGAAAACACGCTGACGACGAACGACTTCATCTATCCCGTGTTCATCGTCGACGGCAATAACGTACGCCAGCCCATAGCGTCGATGCCTGGCGTCGAGCGCGTATCGGTCGATCTGCTGATGGGCGTGGCCGAGCAGTGCGTGGCGCTCGGCGTGCCGGTGCTCTCGCTGTTTCCAGCCATCGAGCCTTCGCTGAAAACGCCTGATGGACGTGAGGCCGCGAATCCCGAAGGGTTGATCCCGCGCGCCGTGCGCGAACTGAAGAAGCGCTTCCCGGAGCTCGGCGTGTTGACTGACGTCGCGCTCGATCCCTACACGAGTCATGGTCAAGACGGCCTGCTCGACGAGGCCGGCTACGTACTCAACGACGAAACGGTCGAGATCCTCGTCGAGCAGGCGCGGGCGCAGGTCGAAGCGGGCGTGGACATCGTCGCGCCGTCCGACATGATGGACGGCCGCATCGGCGCATTGCGCGAAATGCTCGAAAGCGAGGGTCATATCTACACGCGCATCATGGCCTATGCCGCCAAGTATGCGTCGGCGTTCTACGGCCCGTTCCGCGACGCGGTCGGGTCGGCGACGAATCTCGGCAAAAGCAACAAGATGACGTATCAGATGGACCCGGCCAACTCGGACGAAGCGCTGCGTGAAGTGCGGCTCGACATCGACGAGGGCGCCGACATGGTGATGGTCAAGCCGGGCATGCCGTATCTCGACATCGTGCGCCGCGTAAAGGATGAGTTCCGCTTTCCGACCTACGTCTACCAAGTGAGCGGCGAATACGCGATGCTCAAGGCCGCGGCGCAAAACGGCTGGCTCGATCACGACAAGGTGATGATGGAATCGCTGCTCGCGTTCAAGCGCGCGGGCGCCGATGGCGTACTCACCTATTTCGCGCTCGATGCGGCGCGTCTATTGCGCGCGCAAAAGTAA
- the yihA gene encoding ribosome biogenesis GTP-binding protein YihA/YsxC → MAFLLHQARFYTTVNHLRDLPATVQPEIAFAGRSNAGKSTAINILCNQKRLAFASKTPGRTQHINYFGVGPADEPVGYLVDLPGYGYAEVPGAAKAHWEALLASYLQSRAQLRGMVLMMDSRRPLTELDRRMIEWFAPTGKPIHTLLTKCDKLTRQESINALRATEKGLAEYRAGGYAGELTAQLFSALKRVGLDDAHVRLEGWLAADAAGANDTSASVAP, encoded by the coding sequence CCACTTGCGCGACCTGCCCGCCACGGTCCAACCCGAGATCGCTTTCGCCGGCCGCTCGAACGCCGGCAAATCCACGGCCATCAACATCTTGTGCAATCAAAAGCGCCTTGCCTTCGCCAGCAAAACGCCCGGCCGCACGCAGCATATCAACTACTTCGGCGTCGGGCCGGCCGATGAGCCGGTCGGCTACCTCGTCGACCTGCCCGGATACGGCTACGCCGAAGTGCCCGGCGCAGCCAAGGCGCACTGGGAAGCGCTACTCGCCAGTTACCTGCAAAGCCGTGCCCAGCTTCGCGGCATGGTGCTGATGATGGATTCGCGGCGCCCATTGACCGAGCTCGACAGACGCATGATCGAGTGGTTTGCCCCGACGGGCAAGCCAATCCATACGCTGCTGACGAAGTGCGACAAACTGACGCGGCAGGAGAGCATCAACGCGTTGCGCGCCACGGAAAAGGGTCTGGCCGAGTATCGGGCGGGCGGCTACGCGGGGGAACTGACCGCGCAGCTCTTTTCGGCGCTCAAGCGCGTGGGGCTCGACGACGCGCACGTCCGCCTCGAAGGGTGGCTTGCGGCCGATGCGGCGGGGGCAAACGACACGAGCGCCAGCGTGGCGCCGTGA